From Lemur catta isolate mLemCat1 chromosome 21, mLemCat1.pri, whole genome shotgun sequence, a single genomic window includes:
- the SLC8B1 gene encoding mitochondrial sodium/calcium exchanger protein isoform X3: MAGRWLRPCPVQGLLCVPLLVETVSGARGLSTGAHVSPQFPALGVHQTPVEDCRDVCARNASDRCNFIRTNPDCRSEGGYLDYLEGIFCHFPPALLPLAVTLYVFWLFYLFLILAVTAEKFFCPNLSAISTTLKLSHNVAGVTFLAFGNGAPDIFSALVAFSDPRTAGLALGALFGAGVLVTTVVAGGIAILHPFTAASRPFLRDIIFYMVAVFLTFTMLFRGRVTLPWALGYLGLYVFYVLTVILCTWIYRRQRRRSLAYSVPVTPEVLSDSEEDGASSNTNSYDYGDEYRPLLYRETTAVILARALNPLDLRQWRSKSAYWRALKVFKLPVEFLLLLTVPVVDPDRDDRNWKRPLNCLHLVISPLVLVLTLQSGVYGVYEIGGLFPVWAVVVITGTALASVTFFATSNRRPPRLHWLFAFLGFLTSALWINAAATEVVNILRSLGVVFRLSNTVLGLTLLAWGNSIGDVFSDFTLARQGYPRMAFSACFGGIIFNILVGVGLGCLLQITRSHTEVKLEPDGLLAWVLAGALGLSLAFSLVAVPLQCFQLSKVYGFCLLLFYLNFLVVALLTEFGVIHLRSL; encoded by the exons ATGGCCGGCAGATGGCTGCGTCCGTGCCCGGTGCAGGGTTTGCTCTGTGTGCCGCTGCTGGTGGAGACGGTGTCTGGGGCCAGGGGCCTGTCCACAGGGGCCCACGTTAGCCCCCAGTTCCCAGCCTTAGGTGTGCACCAGACCCCCGTAGAAGAC TGTCGCGACGTGTGTGCCCGGAATGCCTCTGACCGCTGTAACTTCATCCGGACCAACCCCGACTGCCGCAGCGAAGGGGGCTACTTGGACTACCTGGAAGGCATCTTCTGCCACTTCCCTCCCGCCCTCCTCCCTCTGGCTGTCACCCTCTAC GTTTTCTGGCTGTTTTACCTGTTTCTGATCCTGGCAGTCACCGCGGAGAAGTT TTTCTGCCCCAACTTGTCGGCCATTTCCACCACCCTCAAGCTGTCCCACAACGTGGCA GGTGTCACCTTCCTGGCCTTCGGGAATGGCGCACCCGATATCTTCAGTGCCCTGGTGGCTTTCTCGGACCCACGCACAGCCGGCCTGGCCCTCGGGGCGCTGTTTG GCGCGGGCGTGCTGGTGACCACGGTGGTGGCTGGAGGCATCGCCATCCTGCACCCCTTCACGGCCGCGTCCAGGCCCTTCCTCAGGGACATCATTTTCTACATGGTGGCCGTGTTCCTGACCTTCACCATGCTCTTCCGTGGCAGGGTCACGCTGCCGTGGGCCCTGG gttacctgggcctgtACGTGTTCTATGTGCTCACTGTGATTCTCTGCACCTGGATCTACCGACGACAACGGAGACGGTCCCTGGCCTACTCAGTGCCGGTGACTCCGG AGGTCCTCTCGGATTCCGAGGAGGACGGAGCGTCCTCTAATACCAACAGCTACGACTACG GGGATGAATACCGGCCGCTGTTGTACCGGGAGACCACGGCCGTGATCCTGGCCCGCGCCCTCAACCCCCTGGATCTCAGGCAGTGGAGAAGCAAGTCCGCGTACTGGAGAGCCCTCAAGGTGTTCAAG CTGCCCGTGGAGTTCCTGCTGCTCCTCACCGTCCCCGTCGTGGACCCGGACAGGGACGATCGGAACTGGAAACGGCCCCTCAACTGTCTACACCTGGTCATCAGCCCCCTGGTCCTCGTCCTGACCCTGCAGTCGGGGGTCT ATGGCGTCTACGAGATCGGCGGTCTCTTTCCCGTCTGGGCCGTGGTGGTGATCACAGGCACAGCCTTGGCTTCCGTGACCTTCTTTGCCACATCCAACCGCAGGCCCCCCAGGCTTCACTGG CTCTTTGCTTTCCTGGGCTTCCTGACCAGCGCCCTGTGGATCAACGCGGCCGCCACAGAGGTCGTGAACATCTTGCGGTCCCTGGGCGTGGTCTTCCGGCTGAGCAACACTGTCCTGGGGCTCACACTGCTGGCGTGGGGGAACAGCATCGGAG ATGTCTTCTCAGATTTCACACTGGCTCGCCAGGGCTACCCGCGGATGGCATTCTCGGCCTGTTTTGGTGGCATCATCTTCA ACATCCTCGTGGGcgtggggctgggctgcctgcTGCAGATCACCCGGAGCCACACGGAGGTGAAG CTGGAGCCGGACGGGCTACTGGCGTGGGTCCTGGCTGGCGCGCTGGGGCTCAGCCTGGCCTTCTCCCTGGTGGCCGTCCCCCTGCAGTGCTTCCAGCTCAGCAAGGTCTACGGCTTCTGCCTGCTCCTTTTCTACCTGAACTTCCTTGTCGTGGCCCTGCTCACTGAATTCGGAGTGATCCACTTGCGAAGCCTGTGA
- the SLC8B1 gene encoding mitochondrial sodium/calcium exchanger protein isoform X5, with protein MAGRWLRPCPVQGLLCVPLLVETVSGARGLSTGAHVSPQFPALGVHQTPVEDGGGVVFGFTTRLPFGRACTCQSTAVLSGLCGFRRLYAVPGPRGCRDVCARNASDRCNFIRTNPDCRSEGGYLDYLEGIFCHFPPALLPLAVTLYVFWLFYLFLILAVTAEKFFCPNLSAISTTLKLSHNVAGVTFLAFGNGAPDIFSALVAFSDPRTAGLALGALFGAGVLVTTVVAGGIAILHPFTAASRPFLRDIIFYMVAVFLTFTMLFRGRVTLPWALGYLGLYVFYVLTVILCTWIYRRQRRRSLAYSVPVTPEVLSDSEEDGASSNTNSYDYGDEYRPLLYRETTAVILARALNPLDLRQWRSKSAYWRALKVFKLPVEFLLLLTVPVVDPDRDDRNWKRPLNCLHLVISPLVLVLTLQSGVYVFSDFTLARQGYPRMAFSACFGGIIFNILVGVGLGCLLQITRSHTEVKLEPDGLLAWVLAGALGLSLAFSLVAVPLQCFQLSKVYGFCLLLFYLNFLVVALLTEFGVIHLRSL; from the exons ATGGCCGGCAGATGGCTGCGTCCGTGCCCGGTGCAGGGTTTGCTCTGTGTGCCGCTGCTGGTGGAGACGGTGTCTGGGGCCAGGGGCCTGTCCACAGGGGCCCACGTTAGCCCCCAGTTCCCAGCCTTAGGTGTGCACCAGACCCCCGTAGAAGAC ggTGGAGGGGTGGTTTTTGGCTTTACGACTCGACTGCCCTTCGGCAGGGCCTGCACCTGCCAGTCCACCGCGGTTCTCAGCGGCCTCTGCGGTTTTCGACGTCTGTATGCTGTGCCAGGCCCCCGAGGC TGTCGCGACGTGTGTGCCCGGAATGCCTCTGACCGCTGTAACTTCATCCGGACCAACCCCGACTGCCGCAGCGAAGGGGGCTACTTGGACTACCTGGAAGGCATCTTCTGCCACTTCCCTCCCGCCCTCCTCCCTCTGGCTGTCACCCTCTAC GTTTTCTGGCTGTTTTACCTGTTTCTGATCCTGGCAGTCACCGCGGAGAAGTT TTTCTGCCCCAACTTGTCGGCCATTTCCACCACCCTCAAGCTGTCCCACAACGTGGCA GGTGTCACCTTCCTGGCCTTCGGGAATGGCGCACCCGATATCTTCAGTGCCCTGGTGGCTTTCTCGGACCCACGCACAGCCGGCCTGGCCCTCGGGGCGCTGTTTG GCGCGGGCGTGCTGGTGACCACGGTGGTGGCTGGAGGCATCGCCATCCTGCACCCCTTCACGGCCGCGTCCAGGCCCTTCCTCAGGGACATCATTTTCTACATGGTGGCCGTGTTCCTGACCTTCACCATGCTCTTCCGTGGCAGGGTCACGCTGCCGTGGGCCCTGG gttacctgggcctgtACGTGTTCTATGTGCTCACTGTGATTCTCTGCACCTGGATCTACCGACGACAACGGAGACGGTCCCTGGCCTACTCAGTGCCGGTGACTCCGG AGGTCCTCTCGGATTCCGAGGAGGACGGAGCGTCCTCTAATACCAACAGCTACGACTACG GGGATGAATACCGGCCGCTGTTGTACCGGGAGACCACGGCCGTGATCCTGGCCCGCGCCCTCAACCCCCTGGATCTCAGGCAGTGGAGAAGCAAGTCCGCGTACTGGAGAGCCCTCAAGGTGTTCAAG CTGCCCGTGGAGTTCCTGCTGCTCCTCACCGTCCCCGTCGTGGACCCGGACAGGGACGATCGGAACTGGAAACGGCCCCTCAACTGTCTACACCTGGTCATCAGCCCCCTGGTCCTCGTCCTGACCCTGCAGTCGGGGGTCT ATGTCTTCTCAGATTTCACACTGGCTCGCCAGGGCTACCCGCGGATGGCATTCTCGGCCTGTTTTGGTGGCATCATCTTCA ACATCCTCGTGGGcgtggggctgggctgcctgcTGCAGATCACCCGGAGCCACACGGAGGTGAAG CTGGAGCCGGACGGGCTACTGGCGTGGGTCCTGGCTGGCGCGCTGGGGCTCAGCCTGGCCTTCTCCCTGGTGGCCGTCCCCCTGCAGTGCTTCCAGCTCAGCAAGGTCTACGGCTTCTGCCTGCTCCTTTTCTACCTGAACTTCCTTGTCGTGGCCCTGCTCACTGAATTCGGAGTGATCCACTTGCGAAGCCTGTGA
- the SLC8B1 gene encoding mitochondrial sodium/calcium exchanger protein isoform X2, producing the protein MAGRWLRPCPVQGLLCVPLLVETVSGARGLSTGAHVSPQFPALGVHQTPVEDGGGVVFGFTTRLPFGRACTCQSTAVLSGLCGFRRLYAVPGPRGCRDVCARNASDRCNFIRTNPDCRSEGGYLDYLEGIFCHFPPALLPLAVTLYVFWLFYLFLILAVTAEKFFCPNLSAISTTLKLSHNVAGVTFLAFGNGAPDIFSALVAFSDPRTAGLALGALFGAGVLVTTVVAGGIAILHPFTAASRPFLRDIIFYMVAVFLTFTMLFRGRVTLPWALGYLGLYVFYVLTVILCTWIYRRQRRRSLAYSVPVTPEVLSDSEEDGASSNTNSYDYGDEYRPLLYRETTAVILARALNPLDLRQWRSKSAYWRALKVFKLPVEFLLLLTVPVVDPDRDDRNWKRPLNCLHLVISPLVLVLTLQSGVYGVYEIGGLFPVWAVVVITGTALASVTFFATSNRRPPRLHWLFAFLGFLTSALWINAAATEVVNILRSLGVVFRLSNTVLGLTLLAWGNSIGDVFSDFTLARQGYPRMAFSACFGGIIFNILVGVGLGCLLQITRSHTEVKCFQLSKVYGFCLLLFYLNFLVVALLTEFGVIHLRSL; encoded by the exons ATGGCCGGCAGATGGCTGCGTCCGTGCCCGGTGCAGGGTTTGCTCTGTGTGCCGCTGCTGGTGGAGACGGTGTCTGGGGCCAGGGGCCTGTCCACAGGGGCCCACGTTAGCCCCCAGTTCCCAGCCTTAGGTGTGCACCAGACCCCCGTAGAAGAC ggTGGAGGGGTGGTTTTTGGCTTTACGACTCGACTGCCCTTCGGCAGGGCCTGCACCTGCCAGTCCACCGCGGTTCTCAGCGGCCTCTGCGGTTTTCGACGTCTGTATGCTGTGCCAGGCCCCCGAGGC TGTCGCGACGTGTGTGCCCGGAATGCCTCTGACCGCTGTAACTTCATCCGGACCAACCCCGACTGCCGCAGCGAAGGGGGCTACTTGGACTACCTGGAAGGCATCTTCTGCCACTTCCCTCCCGCCCTCCTCCCTCTGGCTGTCACCCTCTAC GTTTTCTGGCTGTTTTACCTGTTTCTGATCCTGGCAGTCACCGCGGAGAAGTT TTTCTGCCCCAACTTGTCGGCCATTTCCACCACCCTCAAGCTGTCCCACAACGTGGCA GGTGTCACCTTCCTGGCCTTCGGGAATGGCGCACCCGATATCTTCAGTGCCCTGGTGGCTTTCTCGGACCCACGCACAGCCGGCCTGGCCCTCGGGGCGCTGTTTG GCGCGGGCGTGCTGGTGACCACGGTGGTGGCTGGAGGCATCGCCATCCTGCACCCCTTCACGGCCGCGTCCAGGCCCTTCCTCAGGGACATCATTTTCTACATGGTGGCCGTGTTCCTGACCTTCACCATGCTCTTCCGTGGCAGGGTCACGCTGCCGTGGGCCCTGG gttacctgggcctgtACGTGTTCTATGTGCTCACTGTGATTCTCTGCACCTGGATCTACCGACGACAACGGAGACGGTCCCTGGCCTACTCAGTGCCGGTGACTCCGG AGGTCCTCTCGGATTCCGAGGAGGACGGAGCGTCCTCTAATACCAACAGCTACGACTACG GGGATGAATACCGGCCGCTGTTGTACCGGGAGACCACGGCCGTGATCCTGGCCCGCGCCCTCAACCCCCTGGATCTCAGGCAGTGGAGAAGCAAGTCCGCGTACTGGAGAGCCCTCAAGGTGTTCAAG CTGCCCGTGGAGTTCCTGCTGCTCCTCACCGTCCCCGTCGTGGACCCGGACAGGGACGATCGGAACTGGAAACGGCCCCTCAACTGTCTACACCTGGTCATCAGCCCCCTGGTCCTCGTCCTGACCCTGCAGTCGGGGGTCT ATGGCGTCTACGAGATCGGCGGTCTCTTTCCCGTCTGGGCCGTGGTGGTGATCACAGGCACAGCCTTGGCTTCCGTGACCTTCTTTGCCACATCCAACCGCAGGCCCCCCAGGCTTCACTGG CTCTTTGCTTTCCTGGGCTTCCTGACCAGCGCCCTGTGGATCAACGCGGCCGCCACAGAGGTCGTGAACATCTTGCGGTCCCTGGGCGTGGTCTTCCGGCTGAGCAACACTGTCCTGGGGCTCACACTGCTGGCGTGGGGGAACAGCATCGGAG ATGTCTTCTCAGATTTCACACTGGCTCGCCAGGGCTACCCGCGGATGGCATTCTCGGCCTGTTTTGGTGGCATCATCTTCA ACATCCTCGTGGGcgtggggctgggctgcctgcTGCAGATCACCCGGAGCCACACGGAGGTGAAG TGCTTCCAGCTCAGCAAGGTCTACGGCTTCTGCCTGCTCCTTTTCTACCTGAACTTCCTTGTCGTGGCCCTGCTCACTGAATTCGGAGTGATCCACTTGCGAAGCCTGTGA
- the SLC8B1 gene encoding mitochondrial sodium/calcium exchanger protein isoform X6: MAGRWLRPCPVQGLLCVPLLVETVSGARGLSTGAHVSPQFPALGVHQTPVEDGGGVVFGFTTRLPFGRACTCQSTAVLSGLCGFRRLYAVPGPRGCRDVCARNASDRCNFIRTNPDCRSEGGYLDYLEGIFCHFPPALLPLAVTLYVFWLFYLFLILAVTAEKFFCPNLSAISTTLKLSHNVAGVTFLAFGNGAPDIFSALVAFSDPRTAGLALGALFGAGVLVTTVVAGGIAILHPFTAASRPFLRDIIFYMVAVFLTFTMLFRGRVTLPWALGYLGLYVFYVLTVILCTWIYRRQRRRSLAYSVPVTPEVLSDSEEDGASSNTNSYDYGDEYRPLLYRETTAVILARALNPLDLRQWRSKSAYWRALKVFKLPVEFLLLLTVPVVDPDRDDRNWKRPLNCLHLVISPLVLVLTLQSGVYGVYEIGGLFPVWAVVVITGTALASVTFFATSNRRPPRLHWMSSQISHWLARATRGWHSRPVLVASSSTSSWAWGWAACCRSPGATRR; this comes from the exons ATGGCCGGCAGATGGCTGCGTCCGTGCCCGGTGCAGGGTTTGCTCTGTGTGCCGCTGCTGGTGGAGACGGTGTCTGGGGCCAGGGGCCTGTCCACAGGGGCCCACGTTAGCCCCCAGTTCCCAGCCTTAGGTGTGCACCAGACCCCCGTAGAAGAC ggTGGAGGGGTGGTTTTTGGCTTTACGACTCGACTGCCCTTCGGCAGGGCCTGCACCTGCCAGTCCACCGCGGTTCTCAGCGGCCTCTGCGGTTTTCGACGTCTGTATGCTGTGCCAGGCCCCCGAGGC TGTCGCGACGTGTGTGCCCGGAATGCCTCTGACCGCTGTAACTTCATCCGGACCAACCCCGACTGCCGCAGCGAAGGGGGCTACTTGGACTACCTGGAAGGCATCTTCTGCCACTTCCCTCCCGCCCTCCTCCCTCTGGCTGTCACCCTCTAC GTTTTCTGGCTGTTTTACCTGTTTCTGATCCTGGCAGTCACCGCGGAGAAGTT TTTCTGCCCCAACTTGTCGGCCATTTCCACCACCCTCAAGCTGTCCCACAACGTGGCA GGTGTCACCTTCCTGGCCTTCGGGAATGGCGCACCCGATATCTTCAGTGCCCTGGTGGCTTTCTCGGACCCACGCACAGCCGGCCTGGCCCTCGGGGCGCTGTTTG GCGCGGGCGTGCTGGTGACCACGGTGGTGGCTGGAGGCATCGCCATCCTGCACCCCTTCACGGCCGCGTCCAGGCCCTTCCTCAGGGACATCATTTTCTACATGGTGGCCGTGTTCCTGACCTTCACCATGCTCTTCCGTGGCAGGGTCACGCTGCCGTGGGCCCTGG gttacctgggcctgtACGTGTTCTATGTGCTCACTGTGATTCTCTGCACCTGGATCTACCGACGACAACGGAGACGGTCCCTGGCCTACTCAGTGCCGGTGACTCCGG AGGTCCTCTCGGATTCCGAGGAGGACGGAGCGTCCTCTAATACCAACAGCTACGACTACG GGGATGAATACCGGCCGCTGTTGTACCGGGAGACCACGGCCGTGATCCTGGCCCGCGCCCTCAACCCCCTGGATCTCAGGCAGTGGAGAAGCAAGTCCGCGTACTGGAGAGCCCTCAAGGTGTTCAAG CTGCCCGTGGAGTTCCTGCTGCTCCTCACCGTCCCCGTCGTGGACCCGGACAGGGACGATCGGAACTGGAAACGGCCCCTCAACTGTCTACACCTGGTCATCAGCCCCCTGGTCCTCGTCCTGACCCTGCAGTCGGGGGTCT ATGGCGTCTACGAGATCGGCGGTCTCTTTCCCGTCTGGGCCGTGGTGGTGATCACAGGCACAGCCTTGGCTTCCGTGACCTTCTTTGCCACATCCAACCGCAGGCCCCCCAGGCTTCACTGG ATGTCTTCTCAGATTTCACACTGGCTCGCCAGGGCTACCCGCGGATGGCATTCTCGGCCTGTTTTGGTGGCATCATCTTCA ACATCCTCGTGGGcgtggggctgggctgcctgcTGCAGATCACCCGGAGCCACACGGAGGTGA
- the SLC8B1 gene encoding mitochondrial sodium/calcium exchanger protein isoform X1 — protein sequence MAGRWLRPCPVQGLLCVPLLVETVSGARGLSTGAHVSPQFPALGVHQTPVEDGGGVVFGFTTRLPFGRACTCQSTAVLSGLCGFRRLYAVPGPRGCRDVCARNASDRCNFIRTNPDCRSEGGYLDYLEGIFCHFPPALLPLAVTLYVFWLFYLFLILAVTAEKFFCPNLSAISTTLKLSHNVAGVTFLAFGNGAPDIFSALVAFSDPRTAGLALGALFGAGVLVTTVVAGGIAILHPFTAASRPFLRDIIFYMVAVFLTFTMLFRGRVTLPWALGYLGLYVFYVLTVILCTWIYRRQRRRSLAYSVPVTPEVLSDSEEDGASSNTNSYDYGDEYRPLLYRETTAVILARALNPLDLRQWRSKSAYWRALKVFKLPVEFLLLLTVPVVDPDRDDRNWKRPLNCLHLVISPLVLVLTLQSGVYGVYEIGGLFPVWAVVVITGTALASVTFFATSNRRPPRLHWLFAFLGFLTSALWINAAATEVVNILRSLGVVFRLSNTVLGLTLLAWGNSIGDVFSDFTLARQGYPRMAFSACFGGIIFNILVGVGLGCLLQITRSHTEVKLEPDGLLAWVLAGALGLSLAFSLVAVPLQCFQLSKVYGFCLLLFYLNFLVVALLTEFGVIHLRSL from the exons ATGGCCGGCAGATGGCTGCGTCCGTGCCCGGTGCAGGGTTTGCTCTGTGTGCCGCTGCTGGTGGAGACGGTGTCTGGGGCCAGGGGCCTGTCCACAGGGGCCCACGTTAGCCCCCAGTTCCCAGCCTTAGGTGTGCACCAGACCCCCGTAGAAGAC ggTGGAGGGGTGGTTTTTGGCTTTACGACTCGACTGCCCTTCGGCAGGGCCTGCACCTGCCAGTCCACCGCGGTTCTCAGCGGCCTCTGCGGTTTTCGACGTCTGTATGCTGTGCCAGGCCCCCGAGGC TGTCGCGACGTGTGTGCCCGGAATGCCTCTGACCGCTGTAACTTCATCCGGACCAACCCCGACTGCCGCAGCGAAGGGGGCTACTTGGACTACCTGGAAGGCATCTTCTGCCACTTCCCTCCCGCCCTCCTCCCTCTGGCTGTCACCCTCTAC GTTTTCTGGCTGTTTTACCTGTTTCTGATCCTGGCAGTCACCGCGGAGAAGTT TTTCTGCCCCAACTTGTCGGCCATTTCCACCACCCTCAAGCTGTCCCACAACGTGGCA GGTGTCACCTTCCTGGCCTTCGGGAATGGCGCACCCGATATCTTCAGTGCCCTGGTGGCTTTCTCGGACCCACGCACAGCCGGCCTGGCCCTCGGGGCGCTGTTTG GCGCGGGCGTGCTGGTGACCACGGTGGTGGCTGGAGGCATCGCCATCCTGCACCCCTTCACGGCCGCGTCCAGGCCCTTCCTCAGGGACATCATTTTCTACATGGTGGCCGTGTTCCTGACCTTCACCATGCTCTTCCGTGGCAGGGTCACGCTGCCGTGGGCCCTGG gttacctgggcctgtACGTGTTCTATGTGCTCACTGTGATTCTCTGCACCTGGATCTACCGACGACAACGGAGACGGTCCCTGGCCTACTCAGTGCCGGTGACTCCGG AGGTCCTCTCGGATTCCGAGGAGGACGGAGCGTCCTCTAATACCAACAGCTACGACTACG GGGATGAATACCGGCCGCTGTTGTACCGGGAGACCACGGCCGTGATCCTGGCCCGCGCCCTCAACCCCCTGGATCTCAGGCAGTGGAGAAGCAAGTCCGCGTACTGGAGAGCCCTCAAGGTGTTCAAG CTGCCCGTGGAGTTCCTGCTGCTCCTCACCGTCCCCGTCGTGGACCCGGACAGGGACGATCGGAACTGGAAACGGCCCCTCAACTGTCTACACCTGGTCATCAGCCCCCTGGTCCTCGTCCTGACCCTGCAGTCGGGGGTCT ATGGCGTCTACGAGATCGGCGGTCTCTTTCCCGTCTGGGCCGTGGTGGTGATCACAGGCACAGCCTTGGCTTCCGTGACCTTCTTTGCCACATCCAACCGCAGGCCCCCCAGGCTTCACTGG CTCTTTGCTTTCCTGGGCTTCCTGACCAGCGCCCTGTGGATCAACGCGGCCGCCACAGAGGTCGTGAACATCTTGCGGTCCCTGGGCGTGGTCTTCCGGCTGAGCAACACTGTCCTGGGGCTCACACTGCTGGCGTGGGGGAACAGCATCGGAG ATGTCTTCTCAGATTTCACACTGGCTCGCCAGGGCTACCCGCGGATGGCATTCTCGGCCTGTTTTGGTGGCATCATCTTCA ACATCCTCGTGGGcgtggggctgggctgcctgcTGCAGATCACCCGGAGCCACACGGAGGTGAAG CTGGAGCCGGACGGGCTACTGGCGTGGGTCCTGGCTGGCGCGCTGGGGCTCAGCCTGGCCTTCTCCCTGGTGGCCGTCCCCCTGCAGTGCTTCCAGCTCAGCAAGGTCTACGGCTTCTGCCTGCTCCTTTTCTACCTGAACTTCCTTGTCGTGGCCCTGCTCACTGAATTCGGAGTGATCCACTTGCGAAGCCTGTGA
- the SLC8B1 gene encoding mitochondrial sodium/calcium exchanger protein isoform X4 has product MAGRWLRPCPVQGLLCVPLLVETVSGARGLSTGAHVSPQFPALGVHQTPVEDGGGVVFGFTTRLPFGRACTCQSTAVLSGLCGFRRLYAVPGPRGCRDVCARNASDRCNFIRTNPDCRSEGGYLDYLEGIFCHFPPALLPLAVTLYVFWLFYLFLILAVTAEKFFCPNLSAISTTLKLSHNVAGVTFLAFGNGAPDIFSALVAFSDPRTAGLALGALFGAGVLVTTVVAGGIAILHPFTAASRPFLRDIIFYMVAVFLTFTMLFRGRVTLPWALGYLGLYVFYVLTVILCTWIYRRQRRRSLAYSVPVTPEVLSDSEEDGASSNTNSYDYGDEYRPLLYRETTAVILARALNPLDLRQWRSKSAYWRALKVFKLPVEFLLLLTVPVVDPDRDDRNWKRPLNCLHLVISPLVLVLTLQSGVYGVYEIGGLFPVWAVVVITGTALASVTFFATSNRRPPRLHWLFAFLGFLTSALWINAAATEVVNILRSLGVVFRLSNTVLGLTLLAWGNSIGDVFSDFTLARQGYPRMAFSACFGGIIFNILVGVGLGCLLQITRSHTEVKVIQGLHLRNCS; this is encoded by the exons ATGGCCGGCAGATGGCTGCGTCCGTGCCCGGTGCAGGGTTTGCTCTGTGTGCCGCTGCTGGTGGAGACGGTGTCTGGGGCCAGGGGCCTGTCCACAGGGGCCCACGTTAGCCCCCAGTTCCCAGCCTTAGGTGTGCACCAGACCCCCGTAGAAGAC ggTGGAGGGGTGGTTTTTGGCTTTACGACTCGACTGCCCTTCGGCAGGGCCTGCACCTGCCAGTCCACCGCGGTTCTCAGCGGCCTCTGCGGTTTTCGACGTCTGTATGCTGTGCCAGGCCCCCGAGGC TGTCGCGACGTGTGTGCCCGGAATGCCTCTGACCGCTGTAACTTCATCCGGACCAACCCCGACTGCCGCAGCGAAGGGGGCTACTTGGACTACCTGGAAGGCATCTTCTGCCACTTCCCTCCCGCCCTCCTCCCTCTGGCTGTCACCCTCTAC GTTTTCTGGCTGTTTTACCTGTTTCTGATCCTGGCAGTCACCGCGGAGAAGTT TTTCTGCCCCAACTTGTCGGCCATTTCCACCACCCTCAAGCTGTCCCACAACGTGGCA GGTGTCACCTTCCTGGCCTTCGGGAATGGCGCACCCGATATCTTCAGTGCCCTGGTGGCTTTCTCGGACCCACGCACAGCCGGCCTGGCCCTCGGGGCGCTGTTTG GCGCGGGCGTGCTGGTGACCACGGTGGTGGCTGGAGGCATCGCCATCCTGCACCCCTTCACGGCCGCGTCCAGGCCCTTCCTCAGGGACATCATTTTCTACATGGTGGCCGTGTTCCTGACCTTCACCATGCTCTTCCGTGGCAGGGTCACGCTGCCGTGGGCCCTGG gttacctgggcctgtACGTGTTCTATGTGCTCACTGTGATTCTCTGCACCTGGATCTACCGACGACAACGGAGACGGTCCCTGGCCTACTCAGTGCCGGTGACTCCGG AGGTCCTCTCGGATTCCGAGGAGGACGGAGCGTCCTCTAATACCAACAGCTACGACTACG GGGATGAATACCGGCCGCTGTTGTACCGGGAGACCACGGCCGTGATCCTGGCCCGCGCCCTCAACCCCCTGGATCTCAGGCAGTGGAGAAGCAAGTCCGCGTACTGGAGAGCCCTCAAGGTGTTCAAG CTGCCCGTGGAGTTCCTGCTGCTCCTCACCGTCCCCGTCGTGGACCCGGACAGGGACGATCGGAACTGGAAACGGCCCCTCAACTGTCTACACCTGGTCATCAGCCCCCTGGTCCTCGTCCTGACCCTGCAGTCGGGGGTCT ATGGCGTCTACGAGATCGGCGGTCTCTTTCCCGTCTGGGCCGTGGTGGTGATCACAGGCACAGCCTTGGCTTCCGTGACCTTCTTTGCCACATCCAACCGCAGGCCCCCCAGGCTTCACTGG CTCTTTGCTTTCCTGGGCTTCCTGACCAGCGCCCTGTGGATCAACGCGGCCGCCACAGAGGTCGTGAACATCTTGCGGTCCCTGGGCGTGGTCTTCCGGCTGAGCAACACTGTCCTGGGGCTCACACTGCTGGCGTGGGGGAACAGCATCGGAG ATGTCTTCTCAGATTTCACACTGGCTCGCCAGGGCTACCCGCGGATGGCATTCTCGGCCTGTTTTGGTGGCATCATCTTCA ACATCCTCGTGGGcgtggggctgggctgcctgcTGCAGATCACCCGGAGCCACACGGAGGTGAAG GTAATACAAGGGCTGCACTTGAGGAACTGTTCTTAA